A region of Saccharomyces mikatae IFO 1815 strain IFO1815 genome assembly, chromosome: 12 DNA encodes the following proteins:
- the VID22 gene encoding Vid22p (similar to Saccharomyces cerevisiae ENV11 (YGR071C) and VID22 (YLR373C); ancestral locus Anc_4.221) translates to MRTMDTQVQSAERGLVLPPMNSTVSTATAATTATNTDTDTDGDRDEEEESSVGDGCEWVPAYMLTRDKACYLGHFLGANKMLEAVKCKHCDVIIRRRADSTSMAEASQAHLWNVHKIDPNTNYYGGWTGVDSGSNFMARPPLKNYQGGGTATSSIANLLEIDEDFLKRTREREMDLPLVQSLAIIIASENLPLSFVDNTAVRLLINQNANSLSFIDHDLILNTIRSIAYNLDRIIQRTALRNNSDLALIIDKNYLLMDPTDRSNQLSNRLKNQLFEMQKINFFSLSHSVWNDTMSILSIQYYDEFHSCVKILPLIIQDLHEHTNDPKLSVSAQLFKIAQELPGLQNSVISMTLPRSQIIDLLNVIDSQPFFPSSYTNAKSYYHNCIISVINSAILPLFGTPKSAGITRSTHSSFTREPLTLLDSLIDLSNIDISSSIFFRINSFLDDLQSNSWQLDKFRSLCGKFGYRFDYSKFDLSRYSTATVSLQTFLNLRPIIEEYQSSIQTEKFNEIDFQIINYLLTTLNSVNRILKFFTSSKNLNFTYVLFAVMSIEKHLLSTLSTLQFQRLIAPFEAFLSKIQEFKTILFSDDMNLLAMFMCPAILFEREVLEYSFHTISLSEIVDKLSTLIFSLLKRFLNLHTIDNGNNNNSGPSNNNNKINVHTDGQGNNISNGNGNNNNNNDNENDNNNENRSNSNSPASRIDIDPTSGQGSVSPERQSHDNNNNMSFDSLSGTHHLSDSTISKEIDTIFLQTIQEDLYEYLSTVNSIVPISYRSYCEQSSFVRDSGRFKKRIITEDSIIGELEQPMNFIEELLDIHVPVCNAFWTQYLDNDAGPIIRILFKIMQCQSSSSIREEYSFLNDFVPRVHPDLTQEIIKIKLFNDQFVASKVDYDLDTLQTASQYLP, encoded by the coding sequence ATGAGAACAATGGACACACAGGTTCAGAGTGCTGAAAGGGGGCTGGTATTGCCTCCTATGAATTCGACTGTGTCGACGGCAACGGCGGCTACCACAGCCACAAATACAGATACGGATACAGATGGAGATagagatgaagaagaagagtcATCAGTAGGGGATGGTTGCGAATGGGTACCCGCGTATATGTTGACAAGAGACAAAGCATGCTACTTGGGCCATTTTCTTGGTGCAAACAAGATGCTGGAGGCGGTGAAATGTAAGCATTGTGATGTGATAATTAGACGGCGAGCAGACAGTACGAGCATGGCGGAGGCCTCTCAGGCGCATTTGTGGAATGTACATAAGATAGATCCGAATACCAATTACTATGGAGGTTGGACCGGAGTGGACTCCGGGTCTAATTTCATGGCAAGACCACCTTTAAAAAATTACCAAGGCGGAGGAACTGCAACGAGTAGCATCGCTAACCTCCTGGAAATAGACGaggattttttgaagagaaCTAGAGAGAGAGAGATGGATTTGCCTCTCGTGCAGTCACTCGCCATCATAATTGCGTCAGAAAACTTACCCCTTTCGTTCGTAGATAACACTGCTGTACGCCTTCTGATCAATCAAAATGCTAATTCACTAAGCTTCATTGATCATGATTTGATTCTCAATACCATCAGATCCATCGCTTATAATCTCGATAGAATCATTCAAAGGACGGCGTTACGTAACAACTCGGATTTGGCGCTAATTATCGACAAGAACTATTTGTTAATGGACCCTACCGACAGATCTAATCAATTATCGAATAGATTGAAGAATCAATTATTTGAAATGCAAaagataaattttttttccttgagCCACTCTGTATGGAATGACACAATGTCTATATTAAGTATCCAGTACTACGATGAATTTCATTCTTGCGTGAAGATCTTGCCCTTGATCATTCAAGACTTACACGAGCATACTAATGATCCCAAACTTTCCGTTTCAGCTCAGCTGTTTAAAATCGCACAAGAGCTACCTGGTTTACAAAATTCGGTAATTTCTATGACTTTACCAAGATCTCAAATAATAGATCTTTTGAACGTAATAGACAGCCAACCATTTTTTCCCAGTTCATATACGAATGCCAAAAGCTATTACCATAACTGTATTATTTCTGTTATAAATTCTGCGATATTGCCATTATTCGGTACTCCTAAATCTGCTGGTATTACGCGCTCAACACATTCATCGTTCACCAGGGAACCGTTGACTCTATTAGATTCTTTAATTGATCTATcaaatatagatatatcaagttccatttttttcaggatCAATTCCTTTTTGGATGATTTACAGTCCAATTCATGGCAGCTGGATAAATTCCGCTCATTATGTGGAAAATTTGGTTATAGATTTGACTATTCTAAGTTTGATCTATCCCGTTATTCTACTGCCACCGTCTCACTGCAAACCTTTTTGAATCTACGTCCCATAATAGAAGAATATCAATCTTCTATTCAAACTGAGAAGTTCAACGAAATCGATTTTCAGATAAtaaattatttattaaCCACTTTGAATTCCGTTAATAGAATATTAAAGTTCTTTACTTCATCTAAAAATTTGAACTTTACTTATGTTTTGTTTGCCGTGATGTCCATTGAAAAGCATCTGTTATCAACTTTAAGCACCTTACAATTTCAACGGTTAATTGCGCCATTTGAAGCATTTTtgtcaaaaattcaagagTTCAAAACGATCCTATTTTCAGACGATATGAATCTTTTAGCGATGTTCATGTGTCCTGCAATTCtatttgaaagagaagtattggaatattcttttcacaCCATTTCACTTTCTGAAATTGTGGATAAACTTTCCACATTAATTTTTAGCTTGTTAAAgagatttttgaatttacaTACAATAGACAACGggaacaataataacagtgGCCctagtaataataacaacaaaataaaCGTCCACACTGACGGCCAAGGTAACAACATCAGCAATGGTAAcggcaacaacaacaacaataacgATAACGAAAATGACAACAACAACGAAAACCGCTCGAATTCAAATTCACCAGCATCGAGAATAGATATAGATCCTACTAGTGGACAGGGTTCAGTCTCACCGGAACGGCAATCACAcgataacaataataacatgTCATTTGATTCCCTCAGTGGTACACATCACTTATCCGATTCTACTATCTCAAAGGAAATAGATACTATCTTTTTACAAACTATTCAGGAGGACCTATACGAATACTTAAGTACAGTAAACTCCATTGTACCCATATCATATAGATCATATTGCGAACAGAGCAGTTTTGTTAGGGATAGCGGTcgtttcaaaaaaagaataataacagaGGACTCTATTATAGGTGAGCTGGAGCAGCCAATGAATTTCATTGAAGAGTTACTGGACATCCATGTCCCTGTGTGTAATGCATTCTGGACTCAATACTTGGATAACGACGCTGGGCCAATAATTAGAATCTTATTCAAGATAATGCAATGTCAgtcatcttcttccattAGGGAAGAATACTCTTTTTTAAATGACTTTGTTCCGAGAGTACATCCTGATTTGACTCAAGAGATTATTAAGATTAAGTTATTCAACGATCAATTTGTGGCAAGTAAAGTAGATTACGATTTGGACACTCTGCAAACTGCAAGCCAATATCTTCCATAG
- the STP3 gene encoding Stp3p (similar to Saccharomyces cerevisiae STP4 (YDL048C) and STP3 (YLR375W); ancestral locus Anc_4.222), whose product MSNANNSAMNHVTLPPISSFDNLIKAAERQYNGEASSASTHPVLPNMNISNGSAGASSSMLSYQLLPHSNDVSRSNSSSSFLPSVQQPVEGSASTSETSSSASPSRSISPILKMAAPSSVGSAGANTSHSTKINKPRKKKQCPICRNFYANLTTHKATHLTPEDRPHKCPICHRGFARNNDLLRHKKRHWKDEILSQSGALSSPREGKSGSVSPNDDDAHEKMTPMNSVTDYAQLKSLHQIKGTFKCPFNSTLIQLDMDMYPYKLKPLNFETSNCHQTGVFSRCDTFKNHLKALHFEYPPGTKKKDRNVVPGRCKHCGLKFENVDVWLNEHVGKQCGYKYH is encoded by the coding sequence ATGAGTAATGCAAACAATAGTGCTATGAACCACGTCACATTGCCTCCCATCTCGTCATTCGACAACCTTATCAAGGCAGCCGAGAGGCAATACAACGGAGAGGCCTCGTCCGCTTCAACGCATCCGGTTCTGCCTAACATGAACATAAGCAACGGCAGTGCGGGtgcatcatcatcaatgcTGAGCTATCAGTTGCTTCCGCACTCCAACGACGTGTCTCGATCGAACTCCAGCTCGAGCTTTCTTCCTTCCGTGCAACAGCCTGTAGAAGGGTCGGCTTCCACATCGGAGACTTCTTCCTCTGCATCGCCCTCACGTTCCATTTCACCAATCTTGAAGATGGCAGCACCTTCATCGGTCGGCAGTGCCGGGGCTAACACTTCCCATAGCACGAAAATTAATAAgccaagaaagaagaagcaatgTCCGATTTGCCGTAATTTCTATGCCAATCTAACCACTCACAAAGCAACACACTTGACACCGGAGGACAGGCCTCACAAGTGTCCTATCTGCCACCGCGGATTTGCCAGAAATAATGACTTATTGAGGCATAAGAAAAGGCATTGGAAGGATGAAATACTGTCCCAATCGGGAGCACTTTCAAGCCCTAGGGAAGGTAAAAGCGGGTCTGTTTCCCCTAATGATGACGATGCCCATGAAAAAATGACGCCAATGAACTCTGTGACAGATTATGCGCAATTGAAGTCGTTGCATCAGATCAAGGGTACGTTTAAATGCCCATTTAATTCCACTTTGATTCAACTGGATATGGATATGTATCCGTATAAACTGAAACCCCTAAATTTTGAAACCTCAAACTGCCATCAAACAGGAGTGTTTTCACGTTGCGATACCTTCAAAAACCATTTAAAGGCTTTGCATTTCGAGTACCCACCAGggacgaagaaaaaggataGAAATGTTGTTCCTGGTAGATGTAAGCATTGCGGTctaaaatttgaaaatgtaGATGTTTGGCTCAACGAACACGTAGGTAAACAATGTGGCTACAAAtatcattga
- the PSY3 gene encoding Psy3p (similar to Saccharomyces cerevisiae PSY3 (YLR376C); ancestral locus Anc_4.225) — MEVLKNIRIYPLSNYITSTKNYINLPNELRNLVSKEQEGKLGFLHIIENDFKPSLVLKKLVDYTEDNGKILVIDIVSLWSQQKQKQHGVIYMNSLSCINITGLIVFLELLYHSPTDALRRCQVDNFNFQLQGIMIDNLSFLNFESDNNYGVINLSKFEKLSVILRKLREFLGCWIITKSFSTEFYNGIENTLIDKWSIKSKGSVTQYPTKLPESYMKGMDLIVYKEIANGRGQYRRIAAIEK, encoded by the coding sequence ATGGAAGttttaaagaatattaGAATTTATCCCCTGTCAAACTACATTACGTCAACCAAAAATTATATAAATCTACCCAATGAACTGAGAAACCTAGTTAGCAAAGAGCAAGAGGGTAAACTGGGGTTTTTACACATCATCGAAAATGATTTTAAACCTTCGTTAGTGCTAAAAAAGTTGGTTGATTATACCGAAGATAATGGTAAAATACTGGTTATAGATATAGTATCACTGTGGTCCCAACAGAAGCAAAAACAGCATGGCGTGATTTATATGAATTCGCTATCATGTATAAACATCACTGGACTGATTGTTTTCCTAGAGTTACTATACCACTCGCCTACGGACGCGCTAAGGAGATGTCAAGTTGATAATTTCAACTTTCAATTACAAGGGATAATGATCGACAATTTGTcgtttttgaattttgaaagCGACAATAATTACGGTGTCataaatttatcaaaattcGAGAAGCTAAGTGTAATTCTGAGAAAACTAAGAGAATTTTTGGGCTGCTGGATCATCACCAAAAGTTTTTCCACGGAGTTTTACAATGGTATTGAAAATACCCTGATTGATAAGTGGTCAATCAAGAGCAAAGGTAGCGTTACGCAATACCCCACAAAGTTGCCTGAATCATACATGAAGGGAATGGACCTGATAGTTTACAAGGAAATTGCCAACGGTAGGGGGCAGTACAGACGAATAGCTGCAATTgagaaatga
- the FBP1 gene encoding fructose 1,6-bisphosphate 1-phosphatase (similar to Saccharomyces cerevisiae FBP1 (YLR377C); ancestral locus Anc_4.227), with the protein MPTLINGPRRDSTEGFDTDIITLPRFIIEHQKQFKNATGDFTLVLNALQFAFKFVSHTIRRAELVNLVGLAGASNFTGDQQKKLDVLGDEIFINAMRASGIIKVLVSEEQEDLIVFPTNTGSYAVCCDPIDGSSNLDAGVSVGTIASIFRLLPDSSGTINDVLRCGKEMVAACYAMYGSSTHLVLTLGDGVDGFTLDTNLGEFILTHPNLRIPPQKAIYSINEGNTLFWNETIRTFIEKVKQPQPDNNDQPFSARYVGSMVADVHRTFLYGGLFAYPCDKKSPNGKLRLLYEAFPMAFLMEQAGGKAVNDRGERILDLVPSHIHDKSSIWLGSSGEIDKFLDHIGKPR; encoded by the coding sequence ATGCCAACTCTAATTAACGGGCCAAGAAGAGACTCTACCGAAGGGTTCGATACAGATATCATCACTCTTCCCAGATTTATCATCGAGCACCAAAAGCAATTTAAGAATGCCACTGGCGATTTCACTCTAGTTCTGAATGCCTTGCAATTCGCGTTCAAATTCGTATCTCACACCATCAGACGCGCTGAATTGGTTAACTTGGTTGGCTTAGCAGGCGCTTCCAACTTCACCGGTGatcaacaaaagaaactgGACGTGCTAGGTGATGAGATATTCATCAATGCAATGAGAGCTAGTGGGATCATCAAGGTTCTTGTCTCTGAAGAGCAAGAGGACTTGATCGTCTTCCCTACAAACACAGGTTCGTACGCAGTATGTTGTGATCCTATCGATGGTTCCTCAAACTTGGATGCAGGTGTTTCCGTTGGAACTATCGCGTCTATATTCAGACTATTGCCAGATTCCTCAGGTACTATAAATGACGTACTTAGATGCGGAAAAGAGATGGTAGCCGCATGCTATGCGATGTACGGTTCCTCCACCCATCTAGTTTTGACGTTGGGCGATGGAGTTGATGGGTTTACTTTAGACACAAACTTGGGTGAGTTCATTTTGACTCATCCCAACTTGAGAATCCCACCTCAAAAGGCCATTTATTCAATTAACGAAGGTAACACCCTTTTCTGGAACGAAACTATAAGAAcattcattgaaaaagtgaaaCAACCTCAACCAGACAACAACGACCAGCCCTTTTCCGCTAGGTATGTTGGATCCATGGTTGCCGACGTCCACAGAACTTTCCTTTACGGTGGCCTCTTCGCATACCCTTGTGACAAGAAAAGCCCTAACGGAAAACTAAGATTGCTTTATGAGGCCTTCCCAATGGCTTTCCTGATGGAACAAGCTGGGGGAAAAGCTGTAAATGATCGCGGAGAGAGAATCTTGGATTTGGTCCCAAGCCATATCCACGACAAATCTTCCATTTGGTTAGGTTCTTCTGGCGAAATCGACAAATTCTTGGATCATATTGGTAAGCCACGGTAG
- the SEC61 gene encoding translocon subunit SEC61 (similar to Saccharomyces cerevisiae SEC61 (YLR378C); ancestral locus Anc_4.230): MSSNRVLDLFKPFESFLPEVIAPERKVPYNQKLIWTGVSLLIFLILGQIPLYGIVSSETSDPLYWLRAMLASNRGTLLELGVSPIITSSMIFQFLQGTQLLQIRAENKQDRELFQIAQKVCAIILILGQALVVVMTGNYGAPSDLGLPICLLLIFQLMFASLIVMLLDELLSKGYGLGSGISLFTATNIAEQIFWRAFAPTTVNSGRGKEFEGAVIAFFHLLAVRKDKKRALVEAFYRTNLPNMFQVLMTVAIFLFVLYLQGFRYELPIRSTKVRGQIGIYPIKLFYTSNTPIMLQSALTSNIFLISQILFQKYPTNPLIRLIGVWGIRPGTQGPQMALSGLAYYIQPLMSLSEALLDPIKTVVYITFVLGSCAVFSKTWIEISGTSPRDIAKQFKDQGMVINGKRETSIYRELKKIIPTAAAFGGATIGALSVGSDLLGTLGSGASILMATTTIYGYYEAAAKEGGFTKNLVPGFSDLM, from the coding sequence ATGTCCTCCAATCGTGTTCTAGACTTGTTTAAGCCCTTTGAATCCTTCCTGCCGGAAGTGATTGCTCCAGAAAGGAAGGTTCCATACAACCAGAAACTCATCTGGACAGGGGTCTCACTGCTGATCTTTTTAATTCTGGGCCAGATCCCACTGTACGGGATCGTGTCCAGTGAGACATCCGACCCGCTCTACTGGTTACGTGCCATGTTGGCGTCCAACCGTGGTACTCTACTGGAATTGGGTGTCTCCCCCATCATCACTTCGTCAATGATCTTCCAATTTCTGCAAGGTACGCAACTTTTGCAGATCAGGGCCGAGAACAAGCAGGACAGGGAGCTGTTCCAGATTGCTCAAAAGGTCTGCGCTATCATTCTGATCTTGGGCCAAGCCCTTGTGGTGGTCATGACGGGTAACTACGGTGCGCCTTCGGACCTTGGACTACCCATCTGTTTGCTGTTAATCTTCCAATTGATGTTTGCGTCGTTGATTGTCATGCTGTTGGACGAGTTGCTATCCAAAGGCTACGGGTTAGGATCCGGTATTTCTCTGTTCACAGCCACCAATATTGCCGAACAAATTTTCTGGAGAGCATTTGCTCCTACCACAGTCAATTCCGGTCGTGGTAAGGAATTCGAGGGTGCTGTGATTGCCTTTTTCCATCTTTTGGCAGTCAGAaaagacaagaaaagaGCCCTTGTCGAGGCCTTCTACCGTACCAACTTACCAAACATGTTCCAAGTTTTGATGACCGTGGCTATCTTCCTTTTCGTTTTGTATTTGCAGGGCTTCCGTTACGAGTTGCCCATCAGGTCTACCAAAGTGAGAGGCCAAATCGGCATCTACCCAATCAAGCTCTTCTACACTTCCAACACCCCAATCATGTTGCAAAGTGCCTTGACCTCgaatattttcttgatctctcaaattcttttccaaaagtaCCCAACCAACCCATTAATTCGTTTAATCGGTGTTTGGGGTATCAGACCAGGCACCCAGGGTCCCCAGATGGCACTGAGCGGGTTGGCCTACTACATCCAACCCTTGATGTCTTTGTCTGAAGCCCTTTTGGACCCTATCAAAACCGTCGTCTACATCACTTTTGTTCTTGGTTCGTGCGCAGTGTTTTCCAAGACTTGGATCGAAATTTCCGGAACTTCCCCACGTGACATTGCCAAACAGTTCAAAGACCAAGGCATGGTCATCAACGGTAAGAGAGAAACTTCCATCTACAGAGAATTAAAGAAGATCATCCCTACCGCTGCCGCCTTCGGTGGTGCCACTATCGGTGCCCTTTCTGTTGGCTCTGACCTGCTAGGTACTTTGGGTTCTGGTGCATCCATTTTGATGGCTACTACCACTATCTATGGCTACTACGAAGCAGCTGCCAAGGAGGGTGGGTTCACTAAAAACCTCGTTCCAGGGTTTTCTGATTTGATGTGA
- the CSR1 gene encoding Csr1p (similar to Saccharomyces cerevisiae CSR1 (YLR380W); ancestral locus Anc_4.234): protein MSFDRQLTEDQEIVLKQIWTHLFHLWQVPVDGSHIFHSNSLNSSSSTPPKKKKSSWFSKLQSSDHNQESSAAVEATQVYEKGKIHKALANLDPQTTKKQFWHDIKNETPDATILKFIRARKWNADKTIAMLGHDLYWRKDTINKIINGGERAVYEKNETGVIKNLELQKATIQGYDNDMRPVILVRPRLHHSSDQTEQELEKFSLLVIEQSKLFFKENHPASTTILFDLNGFSMSNMDYAPVKFLITCFEAHYPESLGHLLIHKAPWIFNPIWNIIKNWLDPVVASKIVFTKNLDELHKFIQPQYIPSYLGGENDADLDHYTPPDGSLDIHLKDIETRAMIEKEREELIQQFFDATAQWIEHEPVNDPAYIQLQEKRVQLSTALCENYSKLDPYIRSRSVYDYNGSLKV, encoded by the coding sequence ATGTCGTTTGATAGACAATTGACCGAAGACCAGGAGATCGTTCTCAAGCAAATTTGGACACATCTCTTCCATCTGTGGCAGGTGCCCGTCGACGGAAGCCATATCTTTCACAGCAATTCCCTCAACAGCTCCTCGTCCACTCcaccaaagaagaagaagtcgTCATGGTTTAGTAAACTTCAATCCTCTGATCACAACCAGGAATCTAGCGCGGCGGTTGAGGCGACACAGGTCTATGAGAAGGGCAAGATACACAAGGCACTAGCCAATCTGGACCCGCAAACGACCAAGAAGCAGTTCTGGCACGATATCAAGAACGAAACTCCGGATGCCACGATCTTGAAGTTCATCAGGGCCAGGAAGTGGAACGCAGACAAGACCATCGCCATGTTGGGCCACGACCTGTACTGGCGTAAGGATACCATCAACAAGATCATAAACGGTGGTGAAAGAGCTGTGTATGAGAAGAATGAAACTGGTGTCATCAAGAACTTGGAGCTGCAAAAGGCCACCATCCAGGGTTACGACAATGACATGAGACCCGTTATCCTTGTGAGACCTAGGCTACATCATTCCTCGGATCAAACTGAACAGGAACTGGAAAAGTTTTCCCTACTGGTCATCGAACAATCCAAGTTGTTTTTTAAAGAGAACCACCCTGCTTCCACCACTATCTTGTTTGACCTGAATGGTTTCTCCATGTCTAATATGGACTACGCCCCCGTCAAGTTTCTGATCACCTGTTTCGAAGCTCACTATCCTGAGTCTTTGGGCCATTTGCTTATCCATAAGGCTCCTTGGATTTTCAACCCAATTTGGAACATCATCAAGAATTGGCTGGACCCAGTCGTCGCATCCAAGATCGTGTTCACCAAAAACCTTGACGAGTTGCACAAGTTTATCCAGCCTCAGTATATTCCTAGTTACCTCGGCGGCGAGAACGACGCTGATTTGGATCACTACACTCCACCAGATGGCTCTTTAGACATTcatttgaaagatattGAGACCCGCGCTAtgattgaaaaggaaagagaagaaCTGATCCAGCAATTCTTCGATGCCACTGCCCAATGGATTGAGCACGAGCCAGTGAATGATCCAGCCTATATCCAACTACAGGAGAAAAGAGTACAGCTTTCCACTGCCCTTTGCGAAAACTACTCCAAGCTAGATCCGTATATTAGATCGAGATCCGTTTATGACTATAATGGCTCTTTGAAGGTTTGA
- the CTF3 gene encoding Ctf3p (similar to Saccharomyces cerevisiae CTF3 (YLR381W); ancestral locus Anc_4.235), translated as MSLVLDDIILSLTNASERTPPQTLKTTLNLLYEKSQQYGLSSPQLQALVRLLCETSIIDTVTKVYIVENCFLPHEYLTKDFLLELINHLGTPTTFSRYRIQTPPVLQSALCKWLVHVYFLFPVTSQCDHNIFGSIWLHLWQFSFLQKWITPLIVWQTTAPVDVKPWKLAIIKKCAMNPGYRDAPASATLILQRFQCLVGASSQIIDLIITINCNRKTLKSHKNLRLDTHFLSALKQILFKTHPTDFPIDTVQNTIDMYLNEIHQLDTGTTHSLQLQSFSRYLLSDSTVSLWDMTSLEQLTQNWLHLHIPNDVDSMIAPSSKDNFLLPSKVMSRQCLKHLYPSIIFIRNGRNESSSLYDWCIWQLKRCFAHQIEAPQELIFTVVSIASMDNALSSRIVQTFCNLKHLKLDEFTLKKICCGILPLWKPELISGTREFFVKFMTGVLMWSTQYDRDNNQTFPEICFYVLQMISNWAFDDKLIMLGLTLLHDIQSLLALDKVFNNVTSNRFSAMAFISSLDVLTQLSAQTKSDYEIQYLIVGPNIMNKIFTSDDPLLLSASCRYLVATKNKLMQYPPTNKFVRMQNQYIMDLTNYLYRNKVFSSKTLFGVPVDFFKPILDNIYIPTTDFKNLKFFTITGIPALSYTCITILRQLEKTENTRIKFTSVIINEETFKDFAREKHDEIAQHSWINGVTNIHDLKVKILKHFNQAANPYKDIAVFLFTYLKSLSKYSPQNS; from the coding sequence ATGAGTCTGGTACTAGATGATATCATCCTCTCATTAACAAATGCTAGCGAACGAACACCTCCACAGACCCTCAAGACTACATTGAATCTGCTATACGAAAAATCGCAACAATATGGTCTCTCTTCACCGCAATTACAGGCGCTCGTACGATTGCTCTGCGAAACTTCCATAATAGACACTGTCACAAAAGTGTACATCGTGGAAAATTGTTTTTTACCCCACGAATACTTGACTAAGGATTTCCTTTTGGAACTTATTAACCATCTCGGCACGCCAACAACGTTCTCTCGATATCGCATACAAACACCCCCGGTCCTTCAATCCGCATTGTGCAAATGGTTGGTACATGTCTATTTCCTCTTCCCTGTCACTTCACAATGTGACCACAATATATTCGGTTCTATCTGGCTGCATTTATGGCAATTTTCGTTCTTGCAGAAATGGATAACTCCCTTAATCGTTTGGCAAACGACTGCGCCCGTTGACGTTAAACCTTGGAAATTAGCTATCATTAAGAAATGTGCCATGAATCCAGGTTATCGAGACGCTCCTGCTTCTGCAACCCTGATTTTGCAACGATTTCAATGTCTCGTTGGTGCGTCTAGTCAGATTATCGATCTGATAATAACTATTAATTGCAATAGAAAGACTTTGAAAAGTCATAAGAATTTGAGGCTAGATACGCATTTTTTATCTGCTTTGAAACAAATTCTATTCAAGACTCATCCTACCGATTTTCCCATTGACACCGTTCAAAACACAATTGACATGTACCTAAATGAAATTCATCAACTCGATACCGGGACTACTCACTCACTCCAACTTCaatcattttcaagataTCTACTCTCGGATAGTACGGTATCTCTGTGGGATATGACTTCTTTGGAGCAACTGACTCAAAATTGGTTGCATTTACATATCCCCAACGATGTAGATTCTATGATCGCACCATCTTCGAAGGATAATTTCTTATTGCCATCAAAGGTCATGTCTAGACAATGTCTTAAACATTTGTATCCTagtatcatttttattagAAATGGTCGCAATgagtcatcatcactataTGACTGGTGCATTTGGCAATTGAAACGATGCTTTGCACATCAGATAGAGGCCCCCCAAGAACTTATTTTCACAGTCGTCTCGATTGCCTCAATGGACAATGCGTTGTCTTCTCGGATTGTCCAAACTTTTTGTAACTTGAAACATTTAAAGCTCGACGAGTTCACGTTGAAAAAGATTTGTTGCGGGATCTTGCCGTTATGGAAACCCGAATTGATCAGTGGTACAAGAGAGTTCTTTGTTAAGTTTATGACTGGTGTGCTTATGTGGAGCACGCAATATGATCGCGATAATAATCAAACGTTTCCGGAGATTTGTTTTTACGTTCTACAAATGATTTCAAATTGGGCTTTCGATGACAAACTGATAATGCTAGGATTGACACTGCTTCATGATATACAAAGTTTGCTTGCTCTGGACAAAGTTTTCAACAATGTTACTTCAAACAGGTTTTCTGCAATGGCCTTTATCAGTTCGCTAGATGTTCTGACCCAGTTGTCGGCACAGACGAAATCAGACTATGAAATCCAATATTTGATAGTAGGACCCAACATCATGAACAAAATCTTCACCTCAGATGATCCATTACTACTGTCAGCCTCATGCAGATACTTGGTTGCCACGAAGAATAAGTTGATGCAATACCCGCCAACAAACAAATTTGTTCGAATGCAAAATCAATATATCATGGATTTGACTAACTATCTCTACAGAAATAAAGTGTTCTCGTCCAAAACTTTATTTGGTGTTCCAGTGGATTTCTTCAAACCAATCTTGgataatatatacataccAACTACAGATTTCAAGAAtcttaaatttttcacgaTAACCGGTATACCAGCACTATCATACACATGTATTACTATTCTAAGACAATTGGAAAAGACCGAAAATACGAGAATAAAATTCACCAGCGTTATTATTAATGAGGAGactttcaaagatttcGCTCGGGAGAAACACGATGAAATTGCCCAGCACAGTTGGATAAATGGCGTGACTAACATTCACGActtgaaagtaaaaatcTTAAAGCATTTCAATCAGGCTGCTAATCCCTATAAGGACATTGCAGTATTCCTGTTCACATATTTGAAGAGTCTTTCGAAGTATAGCCCTCAAAATTCCTAG